From Mytilus edulis chromosome 8, xbMytEdul2.2, whole genome shotgun sequence, one genomic window encodes:
- the LOC139484174 gene encoding putative uncharacterized protein DDB_G0277255, with protein sequence MSSLNSSSNTSDKKQELLDKSDSNNSDSNICYSKHSDSNTSGTINTDSNNSDSITIVNNFRYINCSDINKQDSNYKESTTCDTSKRGSIDMDSSNSDSKISDINNSASDGINRNNNNFKASNTSDKNYKDNNRSDINITCNNDSRSSGNINIDSNNSDINNSDINYKDGNNIDSNNSDTNYSDSAKRDSPKSDSINSDSNSSFCNNSDSLILTATQVTGK encoded by the coding sequence ATGAGCAGCTTAAATAGTTCAAGCAATACTAGCGACAAAAAGCAAGAGTTACTCGACAAAAGTGACAGCAACAATAGTGACAGTAACATATGTTACAGCAAACATAGCGACAGCAACACTAGCGGTACCATCAATACAGATAGCAACAATAGTGATAGTATCACCATTGTAAATAACTTTAGATATATCAACTGTAGTGACATCAACAAACAGGACAGCAACTATAAAGAAAGCACCACTTGTGACACTAGCAAAAGAGGTAGCATTGATATGGACAGCAGCAATAGTGATAGCAAAATTAGTGACATCAACAATAGCGCTAGCGATGGTAtcaatagaaataataacaacttTAAAGCCAGCAACACTAGTGACAAAAACTACAAAGACAACAACAGAAGTGACATCAACATAACATGTAATAATGACAGCAGATCTAGCGGTAACATCAACATAGACAGCAACAATAGTGACATCAACAATAGTGACATCAACTATAAAGACGGCAACAATATCGATAGCAACAATAGTGACACCAATTATAGTGACAGCGCTAAACGTGACAGCCCAAAATCCGATAGCATCAATAGTGACAGTAACTCAAGTTTCTGCAACAATAGTGACAGTTTAATACTGACAGCAACACAAGTGACAGGTAAATAA